A genomic stretch from Mycobacterium malmoense includes:
- the amaB gene encoding L-piperidine-6-carboxylate dehydrogenase, whose amino-acid sequence MTHADELRARARHALRATGSGVELGEPGGHGLPASTPITGEVLFTVAPTTPERADRTIADAAQAFSAWRGTPAPVRGALVARLGELLTAHRGDLAALVTLEVGKITSEALGEVQEMIDVCQFAVGLSRQLYGRTIASERPGHRLLETWHPLGVVGVITAFNFPVAVWAWNAAVALVCGDPVVWKPSELTPLTALACQALLDRAAADVGAPPAVSGLVLGERDLGERLVDDPRIALLSATGSVRMGRAVGPRVAARFGRVLLELGGNNAAIVTPSADLDLAVRAIVFAAAGTAGQRCTSLRRLIVHRSVADEVVERVAAAYGRLPIGDPSAPGTLVGPLIHETAYRDMVGALELARADGGEVVGGARHDYGPPGAYYVAPAVVRMPAQTAIVAAETFAPILYVLTYDDLDEAIALNNGVPQGLSSAIFTTDLREAERFLDGSDCGIANVNIGTSGAEIGGAFGGEKQTGGGRESGSDAWKAYMRRATNTVNYSSELPLAQGVEFG is encoded by the coding sequence ATGACCCACGCAGACGAGTTGCGTGCCCGGGCCCGCCACGCCCTGCGGGCAACCGGATCCGGCGTCGAGCTGGGCGAGCCCGGCGGGCACGGGCTGCCCGCCAGCACGCCGATCACCGGCGAGGTGCTCTTCACCGTCGCACCCACCACGCCCGAGCGGGCAGATCGGACGATCGCCGATGCGGCGCAGGCGTTTTCGGCATGGCGCGGCACGCCGGCCCCGGTGCGCGGCGCGCTGGTGGCCCGGCTCGGCGAGCTGCTCACCGCACACCGCGGCGACCTCGCGGCGTTGGTGACCCTCGAGGTCGGCAAGATCACCTCCGAGGCGCTGGGCGAGGTGCAGGAGATGATCGACGTCTGCCAGTTCGCCGTGGGCCTCTCGCGCCAGCTCTACGGCCGGACCATCGCCTCGGAGCGCCCCGGGCACCGGCTGCTGGAGACGTGGCATCCGCTCGGCGTGGTCGGCGTGATCACCGCGTTCAACTTCCCGGTGGCCGTGTGGGCGTGGAACGCCGCCGTGGCGCTGGTGTGCGGCGACCCGGTGGTGTGGAAACCCTCGGAGCTGACGCCGTTGACGGCCCTGGCCTGCCAGGCGCTGCTCGACCGGGCCGCCGCCGACGTCGGCGCCCCGCCGGCGGTGAGCGGGCTGGTCCTGGGCGAGCGTGACCTGGGTGAGCGGCTGGTGGACGACCCCCGGATCGCGTTGTTGTCCGCGACCGGCTCGGTGCGGATGGGCCGGGCCGTCGGTCCGCGCGTCGCCGCGCGCTTCGGGCGGGTGCTGCTGGAATTGGGCGGCAACAACGCGGCCATCGTGACGCCGTCGGCCGACCTGGACCTGGCCGTGCGCGCCATCGTGTTCGCCGCCGCGGGCACCGCCGGCCAGCGCTGCACCAGCCTGCGCCGGCTGATCGTGCACCGCTCGGTGGCCGACGAGGTGGTGGAGCGGGTGGCGGCCGCTTATGGGCGGCTGCCGATCGGCGACCCGTCGGCCCCGGGCACGCTGGTCGGCCCGCTGATCCACGAGACCGCCTACCGCGACATGGTGGGAGCGTTGGAACTGGCGCGCGCCGACGGCGGCGAGGTCGTCGGCGGCGCGCGCCACGACTACGGCCCGCCCGGCGCCTATTACGTCGCGCCCGCCGTCGTCCGCATGCCCGCGCAGACCGCCATCGTGGCCGCCGAAACGTTCGCGCCCATCCTCTACGTGCTGACCTACGACGACCTGGACGAGGCGATCGCGCTCAACAACGGTGTGCCGCAAGGGCTTTCGTCGGCCATTTTCACCACCGACCTGCGGGAGGCCGAGCGATTCCTGGACGGGTCCGACTGCGGCATCGCCAACGTCAACATCGGCACGTCCGGCGCCGAGATCGGCGGCGCGTTCGGCGGCGAGAAGCAAACCGGCGGCGGGCGGGAGTCCGGCTCGGACGCGTGGAAGGCCTACATGCGGCGCGCCACCAACACCGTCAACTATTCCAGCGAGCTGCCGCTGGCCCAGGGCGTGGAGTTCGGATGA
- the hglS gene encoding 2-oxoadipate dioxygenase/decarboxylase — MSRAKRLATWQLRARFAAGLSAMYAGEVPAYATLVEVSGRVNADHVARRPDAERFGSLERVTAERHGAIRVGGPAELAAVADLFAAFGMRPVGYYDLRSAASPIPVVSTAFRPVEANELARNPFRVFTSMLATRDRRFFDPDLRARVETFLARRQLFDPALLARARRLAAEGGCDADEAQAFVAAAVAAFALSREPIDKSWYDELSRVSAVAADIAGVGSTHINHLTPRVLDIDELYRRMTRRGIAMIDAIQGPPRTDGPAVLLRQTSFRALAEPRLFRGRDGTITRGSLRVRFGEVEARGIALTPRGRERYDAAMTAADPAAVWSHYFPSTDEEMAADGLAYYRGGDPAAPIVYEDFLPASAAGIFRSNLDSDARAADGSDDSGYDVRWLAGAIGRDIHDPYALYEEAAA, encoded by the coding sequence ATGAGCCGGGCGAAAAGGCTGGCGACCTGGCAGCTGCGCGCGCGGTTCGCCGCCGGGCTGTCGGCCATGTACGCCGGCGAGGTGCCCGCCTACGCGACGCTGGTCGAGGTGAGCGGGCGGGTCAACGCCGACCACGTGGCGCGTCGCCCGGATGCCGAGCGGTTTGGCTCGCTGGAGCGGGTCACCGCCGAGCGGCACGGCGCCATCCGGGTGGGCGGCCCGGCCGAACTGGCCGCCGTCGCCGACCTGTTCGCCGCGTTCGGCATGCGGCCGGTGGGCTACTACGACCTGCGTTCGGCCGCGTCGCCGATTCCGGTGGTGTCCACGGCCTTTCGGCCCGTCGAGGCAAACGAGTTGGCGCGCAACCCGTTTCGCGTGTTCACCTCGATGCTGGCCACTCGGGACCGCCGATTCTTCGATCCTGACCTGCGTGCCCGCGTGGAAACGTTCCTCGCGCGCCGCCAACTGTTCGACCCCGCGTTGCTGGCCCGGGCGCGACGCCTCGCCGCCGAGGGCGGCTGCGATGCCGACGAGGCCCAGGCTTTCGTCGCGGCGGCGGTGGCCGCATTCGCGCTGTCGCGCGAGCCGATCGACAAGTCCTGGTACGACGAGTTGTCGCGGGTGTCCGCGGTGGCCGCCGACATCGCCGGGGTCGGCTCCACCCACATCAACCATCTGACGCCGCGGGTCCTCGACATCGACGAGCTGTACCGGCGGATGACGCGGCGTGGCATCGCCATGATCGACGCCATCCAGGGCCCACCCCGCACCGACGGGCCCGCGGTCCTGTTGCGCCAGACCTCTTTTCGCGCGCTCGCCGAACCGCGCCTGTTTCGCGGCCGCGACGGCACCATCACCAGGGGAAGCCTGCGGGTGCGGTTCGGCGAGGTCGAGGCGCGCGGTATCGCGCTGACCCCGCGCGGGCGCGAGCGCTACGACGCCGCGATGACGGCCGCGGATCCGGCGGCGGTGTGGAGCCACTACTTTCCGTCGACCGATGAGGAGATGGCCGCCGACGGACTGGCCTATTACCGCGGCGGCGACCCGGCCGCGCCGATCGTCTACGAGGATTTCCTGCCCGCGTCGGCGGCGGGCATCTTCCGGTCCAACCTGGACTCCGACGCCCGGGCGGCCGACGGTTCCGATGACTCCGGTTACGACGTGCGGTGGCTGGCCGGCGCCATCGGCCGCGACATTCACGACCCGTACGCGCTTTACGAGGAGGCAGCCGCATGA
- a CDS encoding Lrp/AsnC family transcriptional regulator produces MSDTLDDVDRILVRELVADGRATLAELAASAGLSVSAVQSRVRRLESRGVIAGYSARINPEAVGHLLSAFVAITPLDPSQPDDAPARLEHIEEIASCHSVAGEESYVLLVRVESARALEDLLQRIRTTANVKTRSTIILNTFYSDRQYIP; encoded by the coding sequence ATGAGCGACACGCTCGACGACGTCGACCGGATCCTGGTGCGCGAACTGGTCGCCGACGGCCGCGCCACGCTGGCGGAGCTGGCCGCGAGCGCCGGACTGTCGGTGTCGGCGGTCCAGTCGCGGGTGCGCCGGCTGGAGTCCCGCGGCGTGATAGCGGGGTATTCCGCGCGGATCAACCCGGAGGCGGTCGGGCACCTGCTGTCGGCGTTCGTGGCCATCACTCCCCTGGATCCTTCCCAACCCGATGATGCGCCCGCCCGTCTGGAACACATCGAGGAGATCGCGTCGTGTCACTCGGTGGCCGGCGAAGAAAGCTACGTCCTGCTGGTGCGAGTGGAGTCCGCGCGGGCGCTCGAGGACCTGCTGCAGCGGATCCGGACAACGGCGAACGTCAAGACCCGAAGCACCATCATCCTCAACACTTTTTACAGTGATCGGCAATACATACCATAA
- the lat gene encoding L-lysine 6-transaminase, with product MTAAVNSLALAGSQPEPDRVPEALSRSILVDGFDLVLDLTRSAGSYLVDARDGRRYLDMFTFVASSALGMNHPALAGDDEFRAELVQAALNKPSNPDVCTVAMAGFVETFARVLGDPALPHLFFVEGGALAVENALKVAFDWKSRHNQARGLNPGDPGLGTRVLHLRGAFHGRSGYTLSLTNTKPVAVARFPKFDWPRIDAPYIRPGADMDALEAESLRQARAAFEAHPHDIACFLAEPIQGEGGDRHFRPRFFAAMRELCDEHDALLIFDEVQTGCGLTGTPWAYQQLGVQPDVVAFGKKTQVCGVMAGRRVDEVADNVFAVASRLNSTWGGNLVDMVRARRILEVIEADGLFDRAADQGAYLLARLGELAREFPAVVLDPRGRGLMCAFSLPTTADRDEVIRQLWQRGVIVLPAGKDGVRFRPALTVSRGEIDAAMRAVRGAVAAVVGD from the coding sequence ATGACTGCCGCCGTGAACTCCCTCGCGCTTGCCGGTTCGCAGCCAGAACCCGACCGGGTCCCTGAGGCGCTCTCGCGCAGCATCCTGGTCGACGGTTTCGACCTGGTGCTCGACCTGACGCGGTCGGCCGGCTCGTACCTGGTCGACGCCCGCGACGGTCGGCGCTATCTCGACATGTTCACCTTCGTCGCGTCCTCGGCGCTGGGCATGAACCACCCGGCGCTGGCCGGCGACGACGAATTCCGGGCGGAGCTCGTTCAGGCCGCGCTGAACAAGCCGAGCAACCCCGACGTGTGCACGGTCGCGATGGCCGGCTTCGTCGAGACCTTTGCCCGGGTGCTCGGCGACCCGGCGCTGCCGCACCTGTTCTTCGTCGAGGGCGGCGCGCTGGCGGTGGAGAACGCGCTCAAGGTCGCGTTCGACTGGAAGAGCCGGCACAACCAGGCCCGCGGCTTGAACCCCGGGGACCCGGGGCTGGGCACCCGGGTGCTGCACCTGCGCGGGGCGTTCCACGGCCGCAGCGGCTACACCCTGTCGCTCACCAACACCAAGCCGGTCGCCGTGGCGCGCTTCCCGAAATTCGACTGGCCCCGCATCGACGCGCCGTACATCCGACCGGGAGCGGACATGGACGCCCTGGAAGCCGAGTCGCTGCGGCAGGCCCGCGCCGCGTTCGAGGCGCACCCGCACGACATCGCCTGCTTCCTCGCCGAACCCATCCAGGGCGAGGGCGGCGACCGCCACTTCCGGCCCCGGTTCTTCGCCGCGATGCGCGAGCTGTGCGACGAGCACGACGCCTTGCTGATCTTCGACGAGGTGCAGACCGGCTGCGGGTTGACCGGAACCCCTTGGGCCTACCAGCAATTGGGCGTGCAACCCGACGTCGTGGCGTTCGGCAAGAAGACACAGGTGTGCGGCGTGATGGCGGGTCGCCGGGTCGACGAGGTCGCCGACAACGTCTTCGCGGTCGCCTCGCGGCTCAACTCGACGTGGGGCGGCAACCTGGTCGACATGGTGCGCGCCCGGCGCATCCTGGAGGTGATCGAGGCCGACGGATTGTTCGACCGCGCCGCCGACCAGGGCGCCTACCTGCTCGCCCGGCTCGGCGAGCTCGCCCGGGAGTTCCCCGCGGTCGTGCTCGACCCCCGCGGCCGCGGCCTGATGTGCGCGTTCAGCCTGCCGACCACCGCCGATCGCGACGAGGTGATCCGCCAGCTGTGGCAGCGTGGGGTGATCGTGCTGCCCGCCGGTAAGGACGGCGTCCGGTTCCGCCCCGCACTGACCGTGTCCCGCGGGGAAATCGACGCGGCGATGCGTGCCGTACGGGGCGCCGTGGCGGCGGTGGTCGGGGACTGA
- the usfY gene encoding protein UsfY, with translation MGDTYHDPVDHLRTTRPLAGESLIDVVHWPGYLLVVAGVIGACGSLAAFGTGHQHAGMTAGVTAVVVSVLGLVWLALEHRRIRRLCDRWYAEHPEVRRQRPAS, from the coding sequence ATGGGAGACACCTATCACGACCCCGTCGACCATTTGCGGACAACGCGGCCGCTGGCCGGTGAATCGCTGATCGACGTGGTGCACTGGCCCGGATACCTCTTGGTGGTGGCGGGCGTGATCGGAGCGTGCGGAAGCCTCGCGGCCTTCGGCACCGGGCACCAGCACGCGGGCATGACCGCGGGCGTGACGGCGGTCGTCGTTTCCGTGTTGGGCCTGGTGTGGCTGGCGCTCGAGCACCGGCGGATACGCAGGCTCTGTGACCGCTGGTACGCCGAACATCCCGAAGTGCGCAGGCAGCGACCGGCCAGCTGA
- a CDS encoding ATP-binding protein: MTDAGFRADRRQRGHRAVELHVAARLENLAMLRTLVGAIGTFEDLDFDAVADLRLAVDEVCTRLIRSATPDATLVVVVDPHDDELVVEASAACDTHDVVAPGSFSWHVLTSLADDVQTFHDGREPDEAGSVFGITLTARRAASSR, translated from the coding sequence ATGACCGATGCGGGATTTCGCGCCGACAGGCGTCAACGCGGCCACCGCGCCGTCGAACTGCACGTTGCGGCGCGGCTGGAGAACCTGGCGATGCTGCGCACGCTGGTCGGCGCCATCGGCACCTTCGAGGACCTGGATTTCGACGCCGTGGCGGACCTGCGGCTCGCGGTCGACGAGGTGTGCACCCGGTTGATCCGCTCGGCCACTCCGGACGCGACGCTGGTCGTCGTCGTCGACCCGCACGACGACGAGTTGGTGGTGGAGGCCTCCGCGGCGTGCGACACGCACGACGTGGTGGCGCCCGGCAGCTTCAGCTGGCATGTGCTGACGTCGTTGGCCGACGACGTCCAGACTTTTCACGACGGTCGCGAACCCGACGAGGCCGGCAGTGTTTTCGGTATCACGCTGACAGCGCGACGGGCGGCCTCCAGCAGGTGA
- a CDS encoding RNA polymerase sigma factor SigF, producing MTARAGGGSASRPNEYADIPEMFRGLAGIAADSTEFQRQRDKIVERCLPLADHIARRFEGRGEPRDDLVQVARVGLVNAVVRFDVEAGSDFVSFAVPTIMGEVRRHFRDNSWSVKVPRRLKELHLRLGAATADLSQRLGRAPTATELAAELGMERDEVVEGLVAGSSYNTLSIDTGGGGEDDDARAIADTLGDVDAGLDRIEDREALRPLLEALPERERMVLVLRFFESMTQTQIAERVGISQMHVSRLLAKSLARLRDQLQ from the coding sequence GTGACAGCGCGAGCTGGCGGCGGTTCGGCTTCGCGCCCGAACGAATATGCCGACATTCCGGAGATGTTCCGTGGGTTGGCTGGCATCGCGGCCGACTCCACGGAATTTCAGCGGCAGCGGGACAAGATCGTCGAGCGCTGCCTGCCGCTGGCCGATCACATCGCCCGCCGGTTCGAGGGCCGCGGCGAGCCGCGCGACGACCTGGTTCAGGTGGCGCGGGTCGGCTTGGTGAACGCGGTGGTCCGCTTCGACGTCGAAGCCGGGTCGGACTTCGTGTCGTTCGCGGTGCCCACGATCATGGGGGAGGTCCGCCGTCACTTCCGCGACAACAGTTGGTCGGTCAAGGTTCCGCGGCGCCTCAAGGAACTGCACCTGCGGCTGGGCGCCGCCACCGCCGATCTGTCGCAACGGCTCGGAAGGGCGCCCACCGCAACCGAACTCGCCGCGGAACTCGGCATGGAACGCGACGAGGTCGTCGAGGGCCTGGTGGCGGGCAGCTCCTACAACACCTTGTCCATCGACACCGGTGGGGGCGGCGAAGATGACGACGCCCGCGCGATTGCGGACACGTTGGGCGACGTGGACGCCGGTCTGGACCGCATCGAGGACCGGGAGGCGCTGCGTCCGTTGCTCGAGGCGTTGCCCGAGCGGGAACGAATGGTGTTGGTGCTCAGGTTTTTCGAGTCGATGACGCAAACGCAGATCGCCGAGCGGGTCGGCATCTCGCAGATGCACGTGTCGCGGCTGCTGGCCAAGTCGCTCGCGCGGCTGCGCGACCAGCTGCAATAA
- a CDS encoding acetyl/propionyl/methylcrotonyl-CoA carboxylase subunit alpha — protein MASHASSRITGISKVLVANRGEIAVRVIRAARDAGLPSVAVYAEPDAESPHVRLADEAFALGGQTSAESYLDFGKILDAAAKSGANAIHPGYGFLSENADFAQAVIDAGLIWIGPSPQSIRDLGDKVTARHIAARAQAPLVPGTPDPVKDADEVVAFAKEYGVPIAIKAAFGGGGKGMKVARTIEEIPELYESAVREAVSAFGRGECFVERYLDKPRHVEAQVIADQHGNVVVAGTRDCSLQRRFQKLVEEAPAPFLTDAQRKEIHESAKRICKEAHYYGAGTVEYLVGQDGLISFLEVNTRLQVEHPVTEETAGIDLVLQQFKIANGEKLDLTEDPAPRGHAIEFRINGEDAGRGFLPAPGPVIKFHPPTGPGVRLDSGVETGSVIGGQFDSMLAKLIVYGANRSEALARARRALGEFEVEGLATVIPFHRAVVSDPAFIGDEDGFSVHTRWIETEWNNTVEPFTGSEPLYDEADTRPRQKVVVEVGGRRLEVSLPGDLALSNGAADPAGVVRKKPKPRKRGSHGGAAASGDAVTAPMQGTVVKVAVEEGQEVAVGDLVVVLEAMKMENPVTAHKDGTITGLAVEAGAAITQGTVLAEIK, from the coding sequence GTGGCTAGTCACGCCAGCTCGAGGATCACTGGAATTTCCAAGGTCCTTGTCGCCAATCGCGGTGAGATCGCCGTTCGGGTGATCCGCGCGGCCCGCGACGCGGGCCTGCCCAGCGTGGCGGTGTATGCCGAGCCCGACGCCGAATCGCCGCACGTGCGGCTGGCCGACGAGGCCTTCGCCCTGGGCGGTCAGACCTCCGCGGAGTCCTACCTGGACTTCGGCAAGATCCTCGACGCGGCGGCCAAGTCCGGCGCCAACGCCATCCACCCCGGCTACGGCTTCCTGTCGGAGAACGCCGACTTCGCCCAGGCCGTCATCGACGCCGGCCTCATCTGGATCGGCCCCAGCCCGCAGTCGATCCGCGACCTCGGTGACAAGGTCACCGCCCGGCACATCGCCGCGCGCGCGCAGGCGCCGCTGGTGCCCGGCACGCCCGACCCGGTCAAGGACGCCGACGAGGTGGTGGCCTTCGCCAAGGAGTACGGCGTGCCGATCGCGATCAAGGCGGCCTTCGGGGGCGGCGGCAAGGGCATGAAGGTCGCCCGCACCATCGAGGAGATCCCGGAGCTGTACGAGTCGGCGGTCCGCGAAGCGGTGTCCGCGTTCGGCCGCGGCGAGTGCTTCGTCGAGCGCTACCTGGACAAGCCCCGCCACGTCGAGGCGCAGGTGATCGCCGACCAGCACGGCAACGTCGTCGTCGCCGGCACCCGGGACTGCTCGCTGCAGCGGCGCTTCCAGAAGCTGGTGGAAGAAGCGCCGGCACCCTTTCTTACGGACGCGCAGCGCAAGGAGATCCACGAATCGGCGAAGCGGATCTGCAAGGAGGCCCACTACTACGGCGCCGGCACCGTCGAATACCTGGTCGGCCAGGACGGCCTGATCTCCTTCCTGGAGGTCAACACCCGCCTTCAGGTCGAACACCCGGTCACCGAGGAAACCGCGGGCATCGACCTGGTGTTGCAGCAGTTCAAGATCGCCAACGGCGAGAAGCTGGACCTCACCGAGGACCCCGCGCCCCGCGGGCACGCCATCGAGTTCCGGATCAACGGCGAGGACGCGGGCCGCGGCTTCCTGCCCGCCCCCGGGCCGGTGATCAAGTTCCACCCGCCGACCGGGCCCGGGGTCCGGCTGGACTCGGGTGTGGAGACCGGCTCGGTGATCGGCGGCCAGTTCGACTCGATGCTGGCCAAGCTGATCGTGTACGGCGCCAACCGCTCCGAGGCGCTGGCGCGGGCCCGGCGCGCGCTGGGCGAATTCGAGGTCGAGGGCCTGGCCACGGTGATCCCGTTCCACCGCGCCGTCGTGTCCGACCCGGCGTTCATCGGCGACGAGGACGGTTTCTCGGTGCACACCCGCTGGATCGAGACCGAATGGAACAACACCGTCGAACCGTTCACCGGCTCGGAGCCCCTCTACGATGAAGCGGACACCCGGCCCCGCCAGAAGGTGGTCGTCGAGGTCGGCGGCCGCCGGCTCGAGGTGTCGCTGCCCGGTGACCTGGCGCTGTCCAATGGTGCCGCCGACCCGGCCGGTGTGGTGCGGAAGAAGCCCAAGCCGCGCAAGCGCGGGTCGCATGGGGGCGCGGCGGCCTCCGGGGACGCGGTGACCGCGCCCATGCAGGGCACCGTGGTCAAGGTGGCCGTCGAGGAGGGACAGGAGGTCGCCGTCGGCGACCTGGTGGTGGTCCTCGAGGCGATGAAGATGGAGAACCCGGTCACCGCGCACAAGGACGGCACCATCACCGGGCTCGCGGTCGAGGCCGGCGCCGCCATTACGCAGGGCACGGTGCTCGCCGAGATCAAGTGA
- a CDS encoding SufE family protein, with product MSLPAPLAEVVSDFAEVQGQDKLTLLLEFANELPALPPDLHEQAMEPVPECQSPLFLHVDAHDPDRVRLYFSAPAEAPTTRGFASILAAGLDEQPAADILAVPEDFYTDLGLAALISPLRLRGMSAMLARIKRRLRETA from the coding sequence ATGAGTCTGCCTGCACCGCTGGCCGAGGTGGTGTCCGACTTCGCCGAAGTGCAGGGCCAGGACAAGCTGACGCTGCTGCTGGAGTTCGCCAATGAACTTCCCGCGCTGCCGCCCGACCTGCATGAACAGGCAATGGAGCCGGTGCCCGAGTGCCAGTCGCCGCTGTTTCTGCACGTCGACGCCCACGATCCGGACCGGGTGCGGCTGTATTTCAGCGCGCCCGCCGAGGCGCCGACCACCCGGGGGTTCGCGTCGATCCTGGCCGCCGGCCTCGACGAACAACCCGCCGCCGACATCCTGGCGGTGCCCGAGGATTTCTACACCGACCTGGGTCTGGCCGCCCTGATCAGCCCGCTGCGGCTGCGCGGCATGTCCGCGATGCTGGCCCGCATCAAGCGGCGATTGCGTGAGACGGCCTGA